In Helicobacter mastomyrinus, the sequence AAGTGATGATTGCCCTATTAATGGGATTTTTAATACCACAGGAGTGCAAAGCATTGCAGGATACTTTAGCGATACAAATTATAAGAAAACCCTTGAATTTGGAGGCAAACTTACAGGCATTAATCTCTCTATTGCCAATACACACTTTGCTACTAACTCTAAAGGAATGATTCACCTCCAATCCACACACTACGATGAAAGCAGTGAAAAATATCTCCTCAATGAAAGAGCAACCTATGTGGCAGGGTATCAATACTTTATGAATAATCTCATCAAAGATAATCACGCTATTTTTGGTGATTATAGCAATGTGCTTGTAGGCACTTGGGGTGGATTACAAGTTCAAGCACTAAAAGATGATGAGGGAGATTTGATTTTTACAGGATTCTATGATGTGGGAATGGAACTTAAGAGAGCAAATGCTTTTGTTATTGCAAAATCATAAGGAGTGAGTAATGAAATACAAAGTTTTATATGATACATTGATTAATAAATCCCATCATCAAAGAGGGGCTATCATAGAGTTTCCAAATGGCACAGATGAGGGCTATATCAAACGCTTAGTAACAAGCAAAGTCATAGCTCCTGTGGATATACAAGGAGATTCTAAAGAAAAATCACAAGAGAGAATTGAGCTAGAAGCAAAGGCAAAAGAGCTAGGCATACCATTCAAAGATAATACCAAAGATGAGACATTGAGAGAAAAAATAAGTAAAGCAATGCAATCTTTAGATTCAAAGGAATAAGCCTTGAATCAAGGTGGTGCGTTTGAAAAGTTTGCACAAGATATAGCCCAAATCTTGCCCGAGCGTTTTTATGCCCTGCAAAGAGAAAGGAAGGCTCTAAGCAATGCAAGCACAAAGATAATTTATGATGTTACCTGTGCCACAGAGTTAAGCCTACTTACTCTTCTTAGTGAAAACACAGACTTACAAGTAGGCACTATCATAGAGTATCGCAATAAATCATACAGAATCTATCAAATCGAAATAGAAAGTCGAGTAATGAAAAGATTATTTCTAAAAGAGGAGAATACTTATGCTTGTTAGAAATGAGATTTGTGAGAATCTTAAAATGTGTTTGCAAGAGAGGATACCACAAGCACAAATCCTCCTTGATGACATCATTATTTATGACATAAATAACGCTCCTTTTATTGTGATTAAACAAAACAATACAGAAATCTCTAGCCCTACAAGTGGGAATTGGAAACATAACTTAGGCTTAGAAGTTAATATTATTACTCAAAGCAAAGCACAGGGTGATACACTCTTAGAGTTAAGCCTTAGCGTTTTAGAAACATTTAAGGGGGTTAAAAACATTACAGGCATTAATGTAGAAAAAATCCAAAATGCCACAAGTGAAGCTTTAAGTGTAAGTATAGAGCTTGAAATAATGTATTTTACACCAAGTTATAAAGCCTAAAAAATGTATCAAATCAGTATCGAACAAAATCTCAATAGAATCTTAACCACCCGCAAATACACTCTGCCTCTTTGCCCATATTTTGGTTTAAGTGATTGTTATATTGATAAACCCTTAAGCCAAGAGTTAATGCTAGAACTTAAAGATGAGATATTAGAGCAATTAAACCTCTATGAGCCAAGAGTTAAGCCAAATGATATGACTCTCACATTTAAAGATTCTATCCTTACTCTTCATATTCACACACAAGAAGAGAATCTTAGTATTGAACTAAGCTAAAGGTTATGCTATGAAAATGCCTACATTCCTTAAACCTCTTGATTTTGAAAAAGAGAGAGAAGCTATAATACAAGACTTTAGCTCTAAGCTTAAAGTTCAAAAAGACATTGATTATGAGCCTTTAATCAGTGATGATTACAATATTCTTATCTCTTGTATTCTCTACAGATTAGGATTAAAGATTGATGAAATAAACTTTATTATCGCTAACAACTATCTTGAATACGCAAGTGGAGATTTTTTAGATGAGCTTGTTAAGCTCTTAGGATTAAAGCGATTTAATGGCAGCAATCCCATAGCAAAAATAAAGATTATTTGCAAACAAGACACTTTTATAAGTAAAGGCTCTAAGTTTGTAAGCAAAGAGGGTGTGATTGCTTATGCCATTGCAGATTATGAATTAAGCGCAGAGAGTGAAAATGAAATACTTGCACAAAGCGATACACAAGGAGAGTGGGAAACTACTATCTTAGAAATCAATAATCCACTCATAACTGATATAAGTATGATGAGTGAATTTATTATGTATGAAAAGGGCGAAGATGATGAAGCTTTAAAAAAGCGATTTTTAAATGCACTCGCCTCTTTTAGCACAGCAGGAAGCAAGGAAAGCTACACGCATTATGCCTTAGTGGAAGGTGTAGGTAAAGTAAAAGCCTTTAGCCCAAGTAAAGGGGTAGTGAAAATCGTATATTATGGGGACAATGAAGCTTCAGAATCTCTTATAAGAGATAATCTTCAAGGTAATATCCCCTTAACTGATAAAGTGGTTATAGAAAAATTAGAACCTACGATTATTGACTTAAATATAAGACTTACCTTGAGTAAAGAAGCTGACTATTCTTTGATTACTCAAAGCATTATAGATAAGATACAAACATTCTTTAACTCTATTGAGATTGGGCAAGAAGTAGCACTCAATAAAGTCATATCGCTTTGTTTTGTGTCTCCAAATGTCCTCAACGCACAAGTAGAATCCTTTGAATCTATCAAAGAGGATTCTATTTACCAATTACGCACTATTCATATAGAGAAAACATAATGACTGCCTATACAAAAGAACTTCCTATCTTAGAATCTCTCTTTATTGATGTAATAGATAATCATTTTAAACTCCCTTCACACTATTTTTATAACCCTGAACAAAACACAAGCAACTTGCAACACATTGCAAATACTTTTGATATAGATATTAAAGATGAGAGCGAAGATTCTATAAAAATTGAGCTTTGCCAAAAGCCTATTTTAAAAAAAAGCAAACTTGGCACTTATAATGGCATTAAAGAAGCGGTATTTGGCATTTTTGGTGAGATTAATATCCAAACACACGCTACTAAAGAAAACTTAGAACCCTTTAGTTTTGAAATACAAATTGAACCCACAACGACCAATATCATTGATTTAAAAAAAGCTCAAAGACTTATTGAGAAATATAAACCATTGCGTGATAGCTTTACATCTATTACTATTAATTTTCCACAAGCGCAAATCCCTACACACATAGCCACACTTGCAAATTTTGGTGTAAGTTTCAACAAAACTACGCGCCTTTATCGAAATACTCAAGCAATAACTTTTATAGAACCCATTGCTTTATGGAAATTAACGCTTTAGCAATAAAAAAGCATAGCTTAAAAAGAATAAGATTTAAAATATCTTTTTAAAGGAGTAGATATGATTAGAGGGATACCAACAAACACAGGCATTCATATATTGAATTCACAATTAAGAGAGCAGGTGCAGACCTATGCTTTAGTAGGTAAAGAGATGCCCAAAGATAACTCATTAGAAGAGATGCTTTTAAGAGAGGATTTGAACTTTGATGAGGTAAGGGAGTTTATTTTTCATACCGCAAGTATTGATATAGGATATTTTGATGAGCATTCCATTCTTACTTATGAAATCAATCTCATTTCTATCAATACTGATAAATATATGTATGGCATACTCTTGCTTGATATGAATAATCAAGTCATTGCCTCACTCCCCACACCACAAGTGATTTTAGTAGAAGGTGTAGGTGGTCTAATGACAATTAAACTCCCTATCAAAGGCGAGATAAATGAAGTCGTATTTGTCAGTAGCGATTATGTGAGTCGTGATGAATTTAATGTCCTCAAAGCTTCACTCAAGCCTCCTAAAGTAGATATTCCCGCTTTAGTAGAGCAAATCACGCCGCTTATCCAAGAGAAAAAAGATTTTTTAAGCTACGCACATACAATAGTGGATTCTATACAAGCTAGAGTGCAATATCTCCTTGTTGCACAAAAGGAATCTTTAAGGGAAATAGACAAGATTGGAGAGTATCGCTTGTTTGTTAGAAATGCCTTGCCCAAAGGCTATAAACCATTAGGAGCTATCCTTCCTATTTGGAAATATCCCATCGTTTATCATTATCTTGTAGGCACAAATGCAAATGTCCAAGATAATTGCCCAAGTGGATATTTCAAATTACCTAAAGGAGGATTTTATACAAAAGGAACAAACAATCCCTCCCTTGTAGGAGCATTTGAGAGAGAGGGCTTACCAAATATCACAGGAGGAGTATATCGCATTGCCGAGACTTTTCACGATTATGGCTGGACAAGTGGGGCATTTGCTAAAGAAGGTGGTCATAACTCGGGTGGCACGCCACAAACAGTTGATTGGAGCAACGCAGCAGCATTTAATTTTAATGCTTCTCGCTGCTCTGCTATCTATGGGCGCACAAATTCTGTGGAGGTTAATCATAATCTCCTCTTAGAGGGTATTTATTGCGGGGGGGGGGGGGGGGTAAATATAAAAATTAATCCTTGCGTCTTATAAAACATATAATCCCCTTAAAGTTTTTTAACTAAAGGAGTGTTTATGCCAAATACACAATCTCAAGATTCTATCACTTTACTTTATGATAAATTAAATCAACTCCATTTAGACGTAAGGGAATTAAATAATAATAACGAAGACACATTAAACATACAAGCCAATGCTTTAGCAGAGCTAGGCAAAAATATTAAAAATGAGTTACTTAGCATTACTCAAAATCAAGATATTTACAAAAAATCCTACCGACTCTTAAAGCAAGTGCATCTTTATCGCTCTCTTATGGTGCAAGAAGTCTTATTGGATAATACAGGGGATATTGTGCATTATGGTGATATTTTAATGCGTGGGCATTCTTTGAGCAATATCACAAGCGGAGCTTCCCGCTCTCATAGCACAACTTTCACACGCGTTTGCTTACCTCAAGATATAGAGTTTATCGAAGTCTTTGGCGGATTTAATGTATTTTATGCCTTGCCTAAAGAGGGTAATTTCATTTACGCTTGGGGTGTAAATACAAGTGGCTGTGCAGGGAGTGGTAATACAAATAATATCCCAATACCCATCAAAATAGAGCTAGGATTTAGACCTGTTAAAATCCTAAGTGGCTTTAGCCAAACCACAGGTAAGCAAACCACACTTATTTTAAGCGAAGATGGTAAAATCTATGGAGCTGGAAGTAACGCTTGTGGAGAACTAGCCATAGGCAATACCATTAACACCTCTACTTTCACACAGAGTCCATACTTAAGAGATATTATTGATATTTCCTTTGCAAGTAATGGCACTATTGGTTATGCTCTAGCTATTGATAGAGATGGTAATCTATGGAGCTGGGGTTATAATGGCAGTGGTAATTTAGGGCTAAACCACACAAATAATGTATCAATTCCTGCAAAAACAACATTTAATGCTAAAGTAACATCTCTCTCCACAAGCGTTGGCACTAATGCCGCTACTTCTCTCATTACCTTAGAAGACAAAAGCATTCGTGGGGCTGGATATAACGCGCAATGCCAACTCTCACAAAGCAATACAAGTAATTCAAGTGTTTTTTTACGAATCTTAAAACAAAATGGTGATGACTTAGGGAATATTAAGGCAGTATTTGCTTCAAGTATCAATGGCACTTGCTTTGCACTCGATGAAGATTGCACTCTTTGGAGCTGGGGTTATGGAGGCTTTGGCTTTGGAGATAGTAGAAGTGGAACAAACCAAATGGCAAGTATTGCGCTAGAAAATGTAGAAAGTCTCTGTTTTAGCGACAATGCAAATACAAGGGCTTATGTAGTGCTTAAAAATTCAAAAACAATCTTAGCTTTTGGATTTAATACTGATGGGAGTCTAGGTATAGGCACTGCTGCTAACACAAGAGAATTTGTGCCTTGCTATACCCCTGCAAACCTTAAAGATTATCATCTGTATTTTTTTGGTAGCGAAGCCAATCTCGTAGCTTTATGCAATGATTGCATATATAGCTGTGGGGCATACCTAGATGGAAACATTAACTTTGCCACACAAACTTTACAAAAACAATGCTAAAAGGAGTTTTAATGAAAAAGATTTATAGCATCTTAGTCAGTCATATTACCCAAGTGCAAGGAAACTTTGATTATTTAGGTGAAGACAATGGCAAAGCCTATGTAGAGGGAGAAAACCTACAATCCCCTTTTGTAGAGGATATTTTACCTCATAGGTTGCAAGAAATCGCACAATCACAATTAAACCTAGCCAAAGAGCAAAAAATCAAAGAGCTTAATGCACTTTGTGCCTCAAAACTTAAAACACTCAAAAGCTCTGCATTAGGAGAGGAGCATATCTATGATGGAAGTTTAGAAGACCAAATGAACCTAATGGGTGCAGTAGCTATGAATAAAGATATGCCCTTTCGCTGCGCAAAAGAAGGGGGGCTAAAAGCTCCCTTGCCTCATACTAAAGCCCAATTAAAGCAAGTTTATACTGACTGGCTTGAGCACAAAAATGACATCATTCTTAGATGTGGTGTGCTTAAAAACTATGTAGAGAATTTGCAGAATGTAGAGGCGATACAAGAAGTGAGCTGGGATTACTATGAAAATATACAATCAAAGGAATAATCAATGAATATTGAATCAAGATTTACAGAGAAAACCACTTATTTTATACTCATTGGGTGCATTGCCCTTGCATTTGTCGTAAGTATATTGCTATGTCTATTTTTATACTTTGAGACATTAGTTTTTTGGGAAGAAGCTTCTCCTTGTATGGTAGAACAAAGCTTTGAATGTCTCCTCAATGCACTCACCCACCAAAGCTTTTTAAATGTAAAGATTTCAACTTTTATTACCTGCATTGTTTCAATTAATGGCATTGTAGCCTCTCTTATATTTTTAATGCTTTTTAAGCAAAAGGGGTGAGTTATGAAATTTGACTTTGAGTATATATGGGTAGTGATAATGTCGTTGATTATGGGATTTTTAACTGCCTTGAAACTCTATGATGCAGAGGATAAAAATGACAAAGCAAAGTTTTTTAGACGCCTTATTATTGCTACGATTGGCTCAATGTTTTTAACATTTCTTTTTTATGAAATCGCCCTTTATTTTGGACTGCCTAACTCTTTAAGCGTAATGCTAGGAGGTGGAGCTGGATTCTTGGGGAGTGATACCATAAGTCGCCTTGCTATCAAATGGCTAGAGAATAAATTTAATGCCAAATAAAATAGGATTACCAAATGAAATACAAAATAATACTTCAACGACTAAGCGAACACAAAGATGTTAAGAAACCTAATGTAGCAAAAATTGAGGATTCCACACTGGGTAAGTTTAGTGTGAATGAAGTGCAAGAGAATGGCACTTTAAAAGAGATATGGAGTTGCTTTACTTGTGAGAATATCGGTGAATCTACTGACACACCAAAGCAAGATAAGCGTATTGTAGCTAGAGAATATAAGCTAGAATGGACAGGTAGTGGTAAGAATGCTTCACTTGCAAAAAACCACCCTGAATATAAAATGAAAGATGGACGCAATACTGCTATTTGGGTAACTTGTGATAATGTATTGCCTACTTTTAGAAATCGTAGAATCTTAATCCATGTAGGTAATTACCCACAAGATACAGAGGGCTGTATCTTGCTTGGCAAAAGTAAAAATGATAGCACAGGCACAATTAGCTCATCTATTGTAGCGTGTAAAGAATTTTTTGACTTGGTTAAGAAAATTGGCATTGAAAATATTGATTGCTTAGATGTGAAAGAGATTCAAAACTGATGCCCTTTTTATCTACCCTCAAATACACTGCGATTGCTTCTTGTGCAGGATTATTTCTTTTTATGCTCTATGGTTACACCCATACCAAAGCCCAATTAGCCAAAAAAGAATATGAAAATCTAATCCTACTTCAATCTTTGCAAAGGCAAAATGAAGCAATTAATGCCCTTAAACTAGAGACACAAAGTTATCTTAAACAACGAGATTCCACCAGAGAACAAATACACACCAAATATCAAAGCCAACCCCTTCAAGATAGCTCTGCTCAAAGCCAACTCGAAGCTATTAAAAAGGATATAAGAATTTGGTATGGAATAGAAAAATGAATTATAAAATATCACTAGGCATTTGTGCCCTGCCTTTTTTATTCTCTTCTTGTGCTACTACGCTTACCACACAAGAAGTATTCATTCCTACAAAATGCGCTATCACACCACCACCAAAACCAACTTACACAGGCGATGTGCAAAAAGACCTTAAAAACATTCTTATCTATGATGAAATGATACAAAGAGATTTAAGCTTTTGTATAGGTGAGTGAAGCTTTTATGTGTTTGCGTCTTATACACACTACAATCTTTATAAATTTTTAGCAAGGAGTAATTTATGCCTAGTAAATATGGAATCAATGTTGAGCTACACAACGCTTCACCTGCAAGTTATAGTATTCAAAGCTCTTATCCTATTGCTATCGTGGGTGATGATAGCACCTTGCAAAGTGGATTATATTATTATGGAGGCGTAGAGGAAGCACTACAAGCAGTAGGGGGAGGAAGCATCAAAAATACCCTGCAAGATTTACAAGCCTCAAATGCAGAGGGGCAAATCATACTTTCAGTCTTTAGCAAAACTCTAGGAGAGAGTGAAGACATTACGCAAGAAAATATCAACAAAGCCCTCAATGCTATCACTGCGCTTAAAAACGCCGAGCAAGAGCTAAGTATTAAGCCAAAATTCATTCTTTGCGTTGAATATAATGATTTAGGCATTTATGAAAAGCTCAAAAGCATCGCTTCGTCATTACGCGCTTATTATGCTATTGAGCTCAATGCCACCGATGAGGTAGCAATCAAACAATCTTTAGAATCTATCCAAACCCATAGAGCCATTATTACCTTTCAAAAAGTCCAACGCATTGATAAAGTCGTCCGCCCAGCTTCTGCATTTATTATTGCATTATACGCAAAAATTATCTCAAGTGAAGACTTTGGATTTGCCAAGACATATTCTAATCGTGTAATTGAAGGCATTATCAGTGTAGTAGATACCATAGAGTATATTCAAGGAGAGGATTGCGAGGCAGATAGACTAAGAGATATGGGCATTACAGCTATATTTGTAGATAATGGCATTAGGGCGTGGGGGAGACATACACGAGATTCTGCATTAGGGATAGAATCCCTGCATTCTATTATGATTTTTGACACAATCATTGAAACACTCTTTGCCTCACAAAAAGAAGCGATTGATAAACAAGTAGCAGATATGGTAAAGCAACTCCAAGATGACCTCAATAGCTTTTATAGAAAGCTTATTGCCAATAATGTCATTGTAGGTTATGAAATTTCTTTGCCAGAGGAATTAAACACCAATGAGGCAATCGCTAATGGTGAAATTTATATCAAACAAGAAGTCCAAGAAATGCCTTTAATCTCACGAGTAGTTAATAAAATCTATCGCGTAACCAAATACAGCCAAGAGCTAATTAAGGAGTTATAAAATGCAATTCACACCCCAAGCCTTCACAGGAGGCAATGTTTTCATTGATGGTATCGGAGCTTTAGGAATCTTAAAATCTTTTGAGCCACCTAAACTTGATTATGATACGATAGAAGCGACTGCAAGTATAGGTAAATATGAGAAAGTATTGCCAAGCCTTAAGCCTCTCACTGCCAAAATCACACTCACTGATGTGAATGCAGTGCTTTTAGCCCCTCTTTCTACGCTTATCCCTAAAGTCGTGTATGTCAAAAAGAATATGACTTCTGTGGGCATTACCCAAAAAGACACACAAATCATAGCCACAATGGGTGGTGTCGTTAAAGTCGGTGAATTGCCACAATATGAGATGATTAAAGAAGTAGAGTTTAGCTTTGAAATGGCTGTTTATACCTTTAGCTATCAAGTAAATAAGGTCCCTCTCATTGTCTATGATGTGGAAAATTCTATATATATGATAAATGGCATTGACCAATTTGCCTCTATCCGCAAAAATATCACATAAGGAGCAAAAATGTTAAAATCTTTTGATAAAGAGATAAGAACTTTCACTTTTAGAGATGGGCAAGAAGTCCTTTTAAAAGAGCCTACACTTCTGCAGATTCAAAGTGCAAGAAGTAAAGCAAAAGATGATGAAATTGCCCTAGCTAAAGCCCTACTCATTGATATGAGCGATGGGGAGATTAACAATGAATTTTTAGATTCTCTTCCTGTAAAGGAATTTAATCGCTTAAGCAATGAAGTAAGTGGCTTTATAGGTATTGATGAAAGGGACTAAGAGAGGGCATAGCTTTAATAGGCTATGCCTTGCACTTTAGCTTAAGTGATATTAAATCAATGAATGTCAGTGAATTTATGCAATACTGCCAAATCGCTAAGAAATTTGCAGAGATGCCAAAGATTTAGGGTTTTTCAATGAAGCAATGGCAAAAAGATATTCATACATTCACAAGAAATGCACTTAATCGCACTATTACTCGATGTGCTAAAGCGCAAAGAGAATTAATTAAACAAGACTACGACTTGCCTCATAAAAAAATACGCAATCTTACTAAAATATCCAAAGCCAATAAAAACAAGCTAGAAGCAAGTATTCTTACTTCTAAAACTAAGCTCTCTATCAATAATTTTAAACGATTCCAAAATAAAACAGGGGTTAGGGTAAAAGTAGCTAAAGGCAAGGAAGTATTTTTCAAAGGAGCATTCTTAGGGGCAAGGAAAGGCACAAGTAAGGCAGAGCAAAAACGCAATAGTGGCTTTATGGCAATCAAGAATCCTAACCAAAACAATGGATTTGAAACTCACAAAGCCACGATTTATTCATATAAAAATACCAAAACCCCAAGAGCTACCTCGCTTTATTATCTTAAGACAAAAGAATTTAGCCTTATAGCTAAAAGCAAGACAAAGGCATTACAAAAACAAGCCTTAGAGATTTTTAAAAGAGAATTAGCAAAGGAGTAATCAATCCTTTTTACTTTGCTTTTTAAAAAATAATTGCAATATAGGAAATATAGCACTTGCAGCAAGTATGATAAGTCCATATATTTG encodes:
- a CDS encoding baseplate J/gp47 family protein; the encoded protein is MKMPTFLKPLDFEKEREAIIQDFSSKLKVQKDIDYEPLISDDYNILISCILYRLGLKIDEINFIIANNYLEYASGDFLDELVKLLGLKRFNGSNPIAKIKIICKQDTFISKGSKFVSKEGVIAYAIADYELSAESENEILAQSDTQGEWETTILEINNPLITDISMMSEFIMYEKGEDDEALKKRFLNALASFSTAGSKESYTHYALVEGVGKVKAFSPSKGVVKIVYYGDNEASESLIRDNLQGNIPLTDKVVIEKLEPTIIDLNIRLTLSKEADYSLITQSIIDKIQTFFNSIEIGQEVALNKVISLCFVSPNVLNAQVESFESIKEDSIYQLRTIHIEKT
- a CDS encoding phage tail assembly protein, translating into MLKSFDKEIRTFTFRDGQEVLLKEPTLLQIQSARSKAKDDEIALAKALLIDMSDGEINNEFLDSLPVKEFNRLSNEVSGFIGIDERD
- a CDS encoding GPW/gp25 family protein → MYQISIEQNLNRILTTRKYTLPLCPYFGLSDCYIDKPLSQELMLELKDEILEQLNLYEPRVKPNDMTLTFKDSILTLHIHTQEENLSIELS
- a CDS encoding phage tail protein; amino-acid sequence: MTAYTKELPILESLFIDVIDNHFKLPSHYFYNPEQNTSNLQHIANTFDIDIKDESEDSIKIELCQKPILKKSKLGTYNGIKEAVFGIFGEINIQTHATKENLEPFSFEIQIEPTTTNIIDLKKAQRLIEKYKPLRDSFTSITINFPQAQIPTHIATLANFGVSFNKTTRLYRNTQAITFIEPIALWKLTL
- a CDS encoding phage major tail tube protein — translated: MQFTPQAFTGGNVFIDGIGALGILKSFEPPKLDYDTIEATASIGKYEKVLPSLKPLTAKITLTDVNAVLLAPLSTLIPKVVYVKKNMTSVGITQKDTQIIATMGGVVKVGELPQYEMIKEVEFSFEMAVYTFSYQVNKVPLIVYDVENSIYMINGIDQFASIRKNIT
- a CDS encoding phage holin family protein, whose amino-acid sequence is MKFDFEYIWVVIMSLIMGFLTALKLYDAEDKNDKAKFFRRLIIATIGSMFLTFLFYEIALYFGLPNSLSVMLGGGAGFLGSDTISRLAIKWLENKFNAK
- a CDS encoding phage tail protein is translated as MPSKYGINVELHNASPASYSIQSSYPIAIVGDDSTLQSGLYYYGGVEEALQAVGGGSIKNTLQDLQASNAEGQIILSVFSKTLGESEDITQENINKALNAITALKNAEQELSIKPKFILCVEYNDLGIYEKLKSIASSLRAYYAIELNATDEVAIKQSLESIQTHRAIITFQKVQRIDKVVRPASAFIIALYAKIISSEDFGFAKTYSNRVIEGIISVVDTIEYIQGEDCEADRLRDMGITAIFVDNGIRAWGRHTRDSALGIESLHSIMIFDTIIETLFASQKEAIDKQVADMVKQLQDDLNSFYRKLIANNVIVGYEISLPEELNTNEAIANGEIYIKQEVQEMPLISRVVNKIYRVTKYSQELIKEL
- a CDS encoding DUF5675 family protein, whose product is MKYKIILQRLSEHKDVKKPNVAKIEDSTLGKFSVNEVQENGTLKEIWSCFTCENIGESTDTPKQDKRIVAREYKLEWTGSGKNASLAKNHPEYKMKDGRNTAIWVTCDNVLPTFRNRRILIHVGNYPQDTEGCILLGKSKNDSTGTISSSIVACKEFFDLVKKIGIENIDCLDVKEIQN